A window from Solea senegalensis isolate Sse05_10M linkage group LG15, IFAPA_SoseM_1, whole genome shotgun sequence encodes these proteins:
- the si:dkey-191g9.5 gene encoding rap1 GTPase-GDP dissociation stimulator 1 has translation MTHTDSLSEALRAISVSIEPIEEELKPHLDTVLVSLLEKKKDAAVEIARSGILPTLAQALASKSSLSCQVALVVAEMAREAAVREPCIEAGLVKVLLPHLNSNNQEMLLNTGRAIGRICFDNSHQQDLLVQSGVIPRLVSIMKEYPENDPLVNVCLLALCNLADMDLARESLEEQDVAGVLTFQLKRAPDAERRHVILEILGALGESDALKLQFAESGVPEALSAMIWDLQGGSDPHDLCSIKIASNLIVSLLLGDESMQRCFGEGSGVVYQDVLSWLQSSNTQLQLSGALAIANFARNDSNCVKMLDLGVVPHILTLLEQHVDEGDVSVQHAGLSALRNLAIPATNKVRMLEDGVTERIKTLLRSDMPPVQFKLLGTLRMMVDGQQEAALVLGRDAVLLARVMEWCEAKDHAGVRGEASRLLAAFIRHSRSPEVVQAVSTADGVRHLISMATSEHVIMQDEALVALAIATAIDLESMKDVFVEAKLLPVLKKILEDPVGAVEVQFSALGLICSLANSGVMKEELNSVNIRESLRKLTEHSSSKLASQASSLLLVLGDTS, from the exons AGAAAGATGCTGCTGTTGAGATTGCAAGAAGTGGGATTCTACCCACACTGGCTCAGGCCTTAGCCAGTAAAAGCAGCCTGAGCTGCCAGGTGGCGCTAGTGGTGGCAGAGATGGCCCGAGAAG ctGCAGTCAGAGAGCCGTGTATCGAGGCAGGTCTGGTCAAAGTGCTGCTTCCTCATCTGAACAGCAACAATCAGGAGATGCTGCTCAACACTGGCCGAGCCATTGGACGCATCTGCTTTGACAACT CTCACCAGCAGGACCTGCTGGTGCAGAGTGGCGTCATACCCAGACTGGTGTCCATAATGAAGGAGTATCCAGAGAACGACCCACTGGTCAACGTCTGTCTGCTGGCCCTCTGTAACCTGGCTGACATGG ACTTGGCGAGGGAATCACTGGAAGAGCAGGATGTGGCAGGTGTTCTGACATTTCAGCTCAAACGCGCTCCTGATGCCGAGCGCCGGCATGTCATCCTGGAAATCCTCGGTGCACTGGGCGAGAGTG ATGCACTGAAGCTGCAGTTTGCAGAGTCAGGAGTACCAGAGGCTCTGTCAGCGATGATTTGGGACTTACAGGGAGGTTCTGACCCTCATGACCTCTGCAGCATCAAAATCGCCTCCAACCTCATCGTGTCTTTGCTTTTAGGAG atgaGTCCATGCAGAGGTGTTTTGGTGAAGGATCGGGTGTGGTGTATCAGGACGTTCTCTCCTGGCTACAAAGCTCCAACACTCAGCTGCAGCTGTCTGGAGCCTTAGCCATCGCCAACTTTGCCAGGAATG ACAGTAACTGTGTGAAGATGTTGGACCTCGGGGTGGTTCCTCACATCCTGACCTTGTTGGAGCAGCATGTGGATGAAGGAGACGTGTCTGTTCAGCACGCTGGACTCAGTGCACTCAGGAACCTGGCCATTCCTG CCACAAACAAAGTGCGGATGCTGGAGGACGGAGTGACTGAGCGGATAAAGACCCTGCTGCGCTCCGACATGCCACCAGTGCAGTTCAAGCTGCTGGGGACACTGCGCATGATGGTGGACGGACAAc AGGAGGCAGCTTTAGTGCTGGGGAGAGATGCTGTGCTGCTGGCACGAGTCATGGAGTGGTGTGAAGCCAAAGATCACGCAGGAGTCCGGGGAGAAGCCAGCCGCCTGTTGGCTGCTTTCATCAGACACAGTCGCAGCCCT GAAGTTGTACAGGCTGTATCCACAGCAGATGGTGTCCGTCACctcatctccatggcaacaagtGAGCATGTCATCATGCAGGATGAGGCCCTGGTTGCTCTGGCGATAGCAACTGCCATTGACCTTG AGTCTATGAAGGACGTGTTTGTGGAAGCGAAGCTGTTGCCCGTGCTGAAGAAGATACTGGAGGATCCAGTGGGGGCGGTGGAAGTCCAGTTCAGTGCTTTAGGTCTCATCTGTAGTCTGGCTAACTCTG gtgtgaTGAAGGAGGAGCTGAACTCTGTGAACATAAGGGAAAGCCTCAGGAAACTGACAGAGCACAGCAGCAGTAAACTTGCCTCACAGGCCTCGTCTCTTCTGCTTGTTCTCGGCGACACCAGCTAA